A single window of uncultured Methanospirillum sp. DNA harbors:
- a CDS encoding metal-dependent hydrolase, which translates to MLIACHLFFGTGAGLLLQERFRSGYILPACILGSVLPDLIDKPLGYIVFPSIGDGRLIAHSLIGFVLILLITGALWKDRLIIAALGIGILTHQILDEMWKIPVNWFYPILGPFPVYQMEDYFGWGLMRELTTPSEYLFALGILLLLMNRSTGTFSRGRAGIASGASALLLLLTGR; encoded by the coding sequence ATGTTAATAGCCTGCCATCTCTTCTTCGGCACTGGTGCAGGGTTGCTCCTTCAGGAGCGGTTCAGGTCAGGGTACATTCTCCCGGCCTGCATACTGGGATCAGTTCTTCCTGACCTCATAGACAAACCGCTTGGCTATATCGTATTCCCTTCAATCGGGGACGGACGGCTCATCGCTCACTCCCTGATAGGATTCGTTCTTATCCTTCTGATCACCGGTGCTCTCTGGAAGGATCGGCTCATTATTGCAGCACTTGGAATCGGGATCCTGACTCACCAGATCCTTGATGAGATGTGGAAGATACCGGTGAACTGGTTCTACCCCATTCTCGGACCGTTTCCTGTGTACCAGATGGAGGACTACTTTGGCTGGGGTCTCATGCGTGAGCTGACCACTCCGTCAGAGTACCTGTTTGCGCTGGGTATCCTGCTCCTTCTGATGAATAGATCAACCGGCACGTTTTCCAGAGGGAGAGCAGGGATCGCATCAGGTGCCTCGGCCCTGCTACTCCTTCTTACCGGAAGATGA
- a CDS encoding PHP domain-containing protein: MLSADLHVHTSCSGDGESRVEEVLAAARAAGLDAIALTDHDTIEACKIAASLACDILVIPGVEVSTRQGHLLALGVSGDVPKGLDVLETIDLVHKMGGVTILPHPFHRYRHGVALKMKEALAAADAIEVFNSRYILGGANRKAARYARRLGKPMVAGSDAHNCRYVGYGRTLIDADRSVAGILDAIRTGNTKPAGRKTPVRTYTKQSLRNSWRKLKGRITR, encoded by the coding sequence ATGTTATCTGCTGATCTTCACGTCCATACTTCCTGTTCAGGGGATGGTGAGAGCCGGGTAGAAGAGGTACTTGCAGCAGCACGCGCAGCAGGCCTTGATGCCATTGCACTGACCGATCATGATACTATAGAAGCCTGCAAAATTGCTGCATCATTAGCCTGTGATATCCTGGTAATTCCCGGAGTGGAAGTGTCAACCAGGCAGGGTCATCTGCTTGCACTCGGGGTCAGTGGAGATGTTCCCAAAGGCCTTGATGTCCTTGAGACGATCGATCTGGTTCACAAGATGGGCGGTGTTACCATTCTTCCGCATCCGTTTCACCGGTACAGGCACGGGGTTGCCCTGAAGATGAAAGAGGCCCTTGCGGCAGCAGATGCGATAGAGGTCTTCAACAGCAGGTACATTCTGGGCGGAGCGAACCGCAAGGCTGCCCGCTATGCCCGCAGACTTGGCAAGCCGATGGTTGCGGGGAGTGATGCCCATAACTGCAGGTACGTCGGGTACGGCAGGACACTCATCGATGCTGATCGCAGCGTTGCCGGTATTCTTGATGCTATCCGCACTGGTAATACAAAGCCCGCTGGCAGGAAGACTCCTGTCAGAACCTATACGAAACAATCACTCCGGAACTCATGGCGGAAACTGAAGGGCAGAATAACCAGGTAA
- a CDS encoding Mov34/MPN/PAD-1 family protein: MNIRGISADTLSLLLIMGQESHPREFAALLSTEDGVIRNVDIIPGTIGGSESASVLFEMIPLNVGYIGSAHSHPSGAIRPSEADIAFFSRTGSCHIIVGNPYAQDDWGCFRADGTRIDLEVIPDE, encoded by the coding sequence ATGAATATCAGAGGAATCTCAGCAGATACCCTTTCCCTGTTGCTTATAATGGGACAGGAGTCACACCCCCGGGAGTTTGCGGCACTCCTGTCCACCGAAGACGGGGTGATCCGGAACGTGGACATCATCCCCGGCACCATAGGTGGATCAGAGAGTGCTTCAGTTCTGTTCGAGATGATCCCCCTCAACGTTGGGTATATTGGAAGCGCACACAGCCACCCGAGCGGGGCCATCCGACCTTCAGAGGCAGATATTGCATTCTTCTCGCGGACCGGATCCTGTCACATCATCGTCGGGAACCCGTATGCTCAGGATGACTGGGGGTGCTTTCGTGCAGACGGGACAAGGATCGATCTTGAGGTGATTCCTGATGAGTGA
- the truA gene encoding tRNA pseudouridine(38-40) synthase TruA, translating to MAETEGQNNQVRVAFRIGYLGSSFYGSQFQPHHRTVEGEIRQACVRAGLFSDTRKGRLAFSGRTDRGVHAKCQVIAFSTPYPDRARRALPGQLPPDIWVDAFCEVPESYSPRRDVISRTYRFYFHEMPSDLTQMKKASELYLGKHDYSCFARVEPGKDPIRSITEITVHTEGDCCWIEVTAPSYLWHMVRSMAEALTRVSEGLLSLKELEMMLTGRCSNKMKPAPPDGLILWEITDVLPWRPVAPLKRTFRLHADAAAEHQLMARVHRLLSPSVE from the coding sequence ATGGCGGAAACTGAAGGGCAGAATAACCAGGTAAGGGTCGCCTTTCGGATCGGTTATCTCGGCAGTTCCTTTTATGGCTCCCAGTTCCAGCCCCATCACCGGACTGTAGAAGGAGAGATAAGGCAGGCCTGTGTCAGGGCAGGGTTGTTCTCTGATACCAGGAAAGGAAGGCTTGCTTTTTCGGGCCGCACTGATCGTGGGGTTCATGCCAAGTGCCAGGTCATCGCATTCTCAACACCGTATCCTGACCGGGCCCGCCGGGCACTCCCAGGCCAACTCCCTCCGGACATCTGGGTTGACGCCTTCTGCGAGGTTCCTGAGTCATACTCTCCACGTCGCGACGTGATCAGCAGGACTTACCGGTTTTATTTCCATGAGATGCCTTCAGACCTTACTCAGATGAAAAAAGCTTCTGAGCTATACCTCGGAAAGCATGACTACTCGTGCTTTGCACGCGTTGAGCCGGGAAAAGACCCCATACGAAGTATCACAGAGATAACTGTGCATACTGAGGGGGACTGCTGCTGGATAGAGGTGACAGCCCCAAGTTATCTCTGGCATATGGTACGGTCCATGGCTGAAGCACTCACCCGTGTTTCTGAAGGCCTGCTCTCACTGAAAGAGCTTGAGATGATGCTCACCGGCAGATGCAGCAACAAGATGAAACCTGCACCTCCTGACGGTCTTATCCTCTGGGAGATAACCGATGTACTCCCATGGCGACCTGTTGCTCCGCTGAAACGCACATTCAGACTCCATGCCGATGCGGCAGCAGAGCATCAGCTCATGGCCAGGGTTCACCGGCTCCTCTCGCCTTCTGTCGAGTGA
- a CDS encoding adenylyltransferase/cytidyltransferase family protein, whose protein sequence is MSDVHRVVATGTFDILHPGHLWYLRESAHLGTELWVIVARDANVKHKPRPIIPEEQRVIMVGSLKGVFKAVLGDEHDMFRPIEEIQPDIITLGFNQHFEESRLRSALNERGLKTDIVRISEYAGTPYTSSRRIAEEIRQRAISDNRPC, encoded by the coding sequence ATGAGTGATGTTCACCGGGTTGTAGCAACAGGAACCTTTGACATTCTCCATCCCGGGCACCTCTGGTACCTCAGAGAGTCTGCACACCTCGGAACCGAACTCTGGGTCATCGTTGCCAGGGATGCGAACGTGAAGCATAAGCCACGCCCAATCATTCCCGAAGAGCAGCGGGTGATCATGGTCGGATCACTGAAGGGTGTTTTTAAGGCAGTCCTCGGTGATGAGCACGACATGTTCAGGCCGATAGAGGAGATACAGCCCGATATCATCACCCTCGGATTCAACCAGCATTTTGAGGAGAGCAGACTTCGTAGCGCTCTGAACGAGCGTGGGCTGAAGACTGACATCGTCAGAATCAGTGAGTATGCAGGAACCCCGTACACCAGTTCACGCAGGATTGCAGAAGAGATCAGGCAGCGTGCAATCTCTGATAACCGGCCATGTTAA
- a CDS encoding dihydropteroate synthase-like protein has protein sequence MRILLPTGRITEEAVRKAAAGYDATVVVTGELASFLTPKKLRDLLAGGSYDMVITSGMCTASFQRVEEETGVPIYRGPRHAADLPMILKILGTVELSREIPADDLLTSIRQREAADRVNLLENEALGEFSIRGVKIGGGSRMKVLAEIMDAHRQSDIRERVIRFFDDGADIVDLGFGFDATPDDVRRVFAAIDDLPGPLAADTQSPDLIRVALSRADLILSLHHGNISEVGPDVAAYGAAVVIVPRDQTLNGTIESAKGMGITRLIADPLLQPAGSGLTSSLAGFSDPGCPLFFGAGNVTELIDADSIGVNALLAAMAHELHASVIFCSEHSDKTQGAIKEMRRATEMMLLTGKRPYPKDLGIDLFCIKEKRRRREPPLEYSVVTDAEEMPDEIQYDPRGNFRIGIEDGWIIAVRNGSAVRGKRWQDLLYTLLNQDAVSLLDHAGYLGRELYKAELAIRFGRSYEQDGQF, from the coding sequence ATGCGGATACTCCTCCCTACCGGCAGGATCACCGAAGAGGCCGTCAGGAAAGCGGCAGCAGGATATGACGCCACGGTAGTTGTAACCGGGGAACTCGCATCATTTCTCACGCCTAAAAAACTCAGAGACCTGCTTGCAGGCGGGTCCTACGATATGGTGATCACATCAGGCATGTGCACCGCTTCTTTTCAGAGAGTAGAGGAGGAGACCGGGGTTCCGATCTACCGCGGGCCGCGACACGCAGCCGACCTCCCGATGATCCTCAAAATTCTCGGCACGGTTGAACTCTCCCGCGAGATTCCTGCTGATGATCTTCTGACATCTATCAGGCAGAGAGAGGCGGCAGACCGGGTGAACCTGCTCGAGAACGAGGCTCTCGGTGAGTTCTCAATCAGGGGAGTGAAGATAGGGGGCGGATCCCGGATGAAGGTCCTTGCCGAGATCATGGATGCTCACCGCCAGTCTGATATCAGGGAGCGGGTGATCAGGTTTTTTGACGACGGGGCTGACATCGTGGATCTCGGATTCGGGTTTGATGCAACTCCGGATGATGTCAGGAGGGTGTTTGCAGCGATCGACGATCTTCCCGGTCCTCTTGCTGCAGATACCCAGAGCCCTGACCTCATCAGGGTTGCACTCTCGAGAGCGGATCTGATCCTCTCGCTCCACCACGGGAACATCAGCGAGGTCGGGCCCGATGTGGCAGCTTACGGTGCAGCAGTGGTCATCGTACCCCGGGACCAGACGCTCAATGGGACGATAGAATCAGCGAAGGGGATGGGGATCACACGGTTGATAGCTGATCCCCTCCTGCAACCGGCAGGATCAGGCCTTACCAGTTCTCTTGCCGGGTTTTCAGATCCCGGCTGCCCTCTCTTCTTCGGGGCCGGAAACGTCACCGAACTGATCGATGCTGACTCCATCGGTGTCAACGCCCTTCTTGCAGCAATGGCTCACGAGCTTCATGCGTCGGTCATCTTCTGCAGTGAGCATAGTGACAAAACCCAGGGGGCCATCAAAGAGATGAGGAGGGCAACCGAGATGATGCTCCTCACCGGTAAACGTCCGTACCCCAAGGATCTCGGGATCGATCTCTTCTGTATCAAGGAGAAGCGGCGGAGACGGGAGCCTCCCCTGGAGTACTCTGTTGTTACTGATGCAGAAGAGATGCCTGATGAGATCCAGTATGATCCGCGCGGGAACTTCAGGATCGGGATCGAGGACGGATGGATCATCGCGGTCAGAAATGGATCAGCAGTCAGAGGAAAGCGATGGCAGGATCTTCTCTACACCCTTCTGAACCAGGATGCAGTTTCGCTCCTTGATCATGCCGGCTATCTAGGGCGGGAACTGTATAAGGCAGAACTTGCGATCAGGTTCGGAAGGAGTTATGAGCAGGACGGCCAGTTCTGA